One Cynocephalus volans isolate mCynVol1 chromosome 5, mCynVol1.pri, whole genome shotgun sequence DNA window includes the following coding sequences:
- the ZFP57 gene encoding zinc finger protein 57 homolog, with amino-acid sequence MERDCWQKAWVKKPVTFEDVAVNFTQDEWDCLDASQRVLYEDVMAETFRNLVSVARIFLHKPDLVSKLEQEEGRWKADLHPPSREDLPSGKKEKLRDQGQRLRDERTSDDKVFSLASRGAGQSPPSALAGSVDKTSVFQASQAGPNFSCHTCGRCFSKRSYLLSHQLVHSPKQTNSCSQCGKLFRSPKTLGYHRRMHLGERPFCCSLCDKTYCDASGLSRHRRVHLGYRPHSCPVCGKGFRDQSELKRHQKVHQNQEPEAGNQEHIVRIPGTAAFQTPILRSPRSTEGLMDVNYAPVIRNPEAIFRTESPVAQIQPPVLNNQAPMARTQAPNTRTSCLDTRSNSHPVKPSGPKVFSCPHCPLTFSKKAYLSSHQKAHLMEQPNHCFHCGKPFSSFPRLVRYQQTQWKEKIYCCPVCDLCFGEKEGLLDHWKGYKSKELCLGSTPECWVTLSQWLGFFHDASLVAGKDQKHGGKGSPPRIYTTRRGEVREKACKGEGKGGSEGL; translated from the exons ATGGAAAGAGACTGCTGGCAGAAGGCATGGGTGAAG AAGCCAGTCACCTTTGAGGATGTGGCAGTGAATTTCACCCAGGATGAGTGGGACTGTCTAGATGCCAGTCAGAGGGTCCTTTATGAGGATGTCATGGCGGAGACCTTCAGGAACCTGGTGTCTGTTG CCAGAATTTTTCTGCATAAACCAGATCTGGTCAGTAAGCTTGAGCAAGAAGAGGGACGGTGGAAAGCAGATCTGCATCCCCCAAGCAGAGAGGACCTCCCTTCAG GTAAGAAAGAGAAACTTCGAGATCAAGGTCAGAGACTGAGAGATGAGAGGACCAGTGATGACAAAGTCTTCTCCCTTGCTAGCAGAGGGGCAGGTCAAAGCCCGCCCTCTGCTCTAGCTGGCTCTGTGGACAAGACCTCAGTGTTCCAAGCATCCCAAGCTGGGCCAAACTTTTCCTGCCACACCTGCGGCAGGTGTTTCAGCAAGCGCTCCTACCTCCTTAGCCACCAGCTTGTTCACAGCCCCAAGCAGACTAACAGCTGTAGCCAATGTGGGAAATTGTTTCGGAGCCCCAAGACCCTCGGCTACCACAGACGCATGCATCTTGGGGAGAGGCCCTTCTGTTGCTCACTCTGTGACAAGACCTACTGTGATGCTTCTGGACTGAGTCGTCACCGCCGTGTCCATCTGGGTTACCGGCCCCATTCATGCCCCGTTTGTGGGAAGGGCTTCCGGGACCAGTCTGAGCTCAAACGCCACCAAAAGGTACACCAGAACCAGGAGCCAGAGGCTGGAAACCAGGAGCATATTGTGAGGATTCCAGGCACAGCTGCATTCCAGACACCCATCCTCAGGAGCCCGAGGTCCACTGAGGGGCTCATGGATGTGAACTATGCACCAGTGATCAGGAACCCAGAAGCCATATTTAGAACTGAGAGCCCTGTGGCCCAGATCCAGCCACCTGTACTTAATAACCAAGCACCTATGGCCAGGACCCAG GCACCCAACACTAGAACCTCCTGCCTGGATACCAGATCTAACTCTCATCCAGTGAAGCCCTCAGGACCCAAGGTCTTCTCTTGCCCCCATTGTCCCTTGACTTTTAGCAAGAAAGCTTATCTCTCCAGCCACCAGAAGGCACATCTCATGGAGCAGCCCAACCACTGCTTCCACTGTGGCAAGCCCTTCAGCTCATTCCCCAGGCTGGTCAGATACCAGCAGACCCAGTGGAAGGAGAAGATCTACTGTTGCCCTGTCTGTGACCTCTGCTTTGGGGAGAAGGAAGGCCTTTTGGATCACTGGAAGGGCTATAAAAGCAAAGAACTATGCCTGGGAAGCACCCCTGAATGCTGGGTGACCCTGAGTCAGTGGCTTGGCTTCTTTCATGATGCCTCCCTTGTGGCTGGGAAGGATCAGAAGCATGGAGGAAAGGGGTCTCCTCCGAGGATCTATACCACTAGGAGAGGGGAGGTGAGGGAGAAGGCATGCAAAGGAGAAGGCAAAGGAGGCAGTGAGGGTCTTTAA